ATCCGCCGTACTGCGGATCGAACTGCTTCAGCATCGACTCCGCCAGTTTGTTCACAAGGTCGGGACCTAAATCGGAGGACCGTCCGGAAAAGCTCTCATTGAATTCGATGGCTTGCATTACGGAGTCGGCAGAGTCCTCGACCTCGCTTCGCCGATCCTGAAAGGCATCCGCCATCGTTTGCAGCACCCGCTGAAAGCTGGGACGACCGAAACGGTCTTCTGGCGGAAAATAGGTTCCGCCGAAGAAAGGCTTGCCCTCGGGGGTCAGAAATGCAGTCAGTGGCCATCCGCCCTGTCCACTGATCGCGGAAACAGCTGCCTGGTAGCGGGTATCCACATCCGGACGCTCGTCGCGATCCACTTTGATTGCGATGAAGTATCGGTTGATCAGATCTGCCGTGTCCGCGTTTTCATACGACTCGCGATCCATCACATGGCACCAGTGGCACCAGACCGCTCCGATATCGAGGAGAATCGGCTTATTTTCACGAACCGCAAGCTCAAACCCCGCGTCTCCCCACTCATGCCATTGCACCGGCTGGTGCATGGCAGAGCGGAGATACGCGGAGGCGGAAGTCGCCAGGGAGTTCAAGACTTCGGTGCTCTGATCGGGCTTGTAATCAACACTCATACAAGCCCGATTCTAAATGCAGCGACGTCCCTGTTTCTTAGTGAACCGGCGTTGGCGCGATGTTAGGTAATGGTTCTGGTGATGCAGTGAGTGGCTTTGCTACGGGAGTCGGCCCGGGGGCCGTAAGGCCAGGAACCGCCGGTTTCTGGACCACGGTGCCGGTCGCGGCATCGGCGAGCGAGATGCCGTAGCGATCCAACGTGTTGGCTAGAATCTGCAGAAGGCTGGCGCGATCCCGGGCGTAAGCAGCCGTGGCCGAAATCAGGCTGTTCTCTGCGGTCGCTAGGTTGCGCTGCTGCTGCAGAACGTTCGCAGTAGTGGAGGCACCCAGCTTGTACTTCTTCTCTTCCGCGTCGAGAGACTGCAGCTGGAAGTCACGCGAACTCTGCGCAGACTGAACCGCCGCACGATCGTTGGTCAGCGCATACTGCCCGTTGATGACTTGCATGCGGGTCTGAATGTAAATCTGCTGCAAACGCATCTCGGATTGCTGATATTCCATCTGCGAACGCGCCTGATCCGCCTGTGCGATGCGGTTACGAATCGGAATGCTTACCGTTACACCTGCGCCCTTGTCGGGAGAAGTGTTGTTGAACAGATTTGAGAAGACATTGCCATAACCTGACGAGTTAGCACCCGGATTATTTGCGGTGACTACACTTCCGCCTACCGCAGAAGAACCATAAAAACCATAGACATCGACAGTCGGAAGAAGTCCGTTTTTCAGAGCCTTCCGCGTGATGTCGTTGTTCTTCATATTTAGAACAGCTTGCTCAATTTGAGGGTTGTTCTTATACGCCAGGGCGACCAGATCTTCGACGGTCTGGTCTTCTTCAGGAAGACGTCCAAGGTCGACGCGGTCCGTCGGAATCACAGGAGCTACCGAAAGCTGCGGATCGCTCAGGTTGCGCGCAATCGCCTGCTTCAGCAAAAGCTGCTGGTACTCCAGGTTGGTCTTGGACTGGATGCTCGCCTGCTGATCTGTGGCAACGGCATTATCCGAGTTCACAATATCCAGTGGCGCGAGCGTCCCGATCTCCAACTGTTTCCGGTTATCCTTCGCAAGCTGTGTGCTCTGCTCCAGAGCGCGCGTCTTGGCTAGGTCATCTTCATAGGCCGAAACAAGCGCCCAGTAGATGCTTTCCACCTGTGTGACGGTATAGATCACCTGTTGGCGAAACCCGGAGTCTGTAATCCGTCGAGTGTTCTTCGCCTGCACGATGAAGCGCCCGTTGACTCCCCACCCAAAGCCCTGCAGAAGATGCTGCTGTACACGCGCCTGGAAGGTGGATTGAAGAAGTGGGTTATACGAGGTGCGCGTGCTATTGCTGGTCTGGTGCGTATTGTTGAATGTCACAGCCAGAGTAGTACCCGTGATAAATCCCTGGTTATAACCAAAGTTGTAGGTGTTTGTGTCTTGGCTCAAAACATTTGTTCCACTGATGAGGTTGCTCGATTGCACAGTGCTGGCGCGCTCCGCCTGCACTGTGCCAGTAAGTGTGGGATCTAGCAACTGTGGCACAGGGCCCAATCCATTGGTGGAAAGAACGAGACCCGATGCACCCGTACCCGAGCCGCCGGTCGAAGTAGTCGTACCGCCCGGTCCACCCCCACCCGTAATGGTCGTCGTGGTGCCGCCCAAGGTGTTCGTCACGAGTCCGGTGGAAACACCACGCAGGGATCCGCCTGCCTTGGCGCGAAGGAGGTCGGTGTCGGCGATATCCAGATTCACGCGCGCGATAGCAATGTCATAGTTATTTTCCAGCGCCAGGGTAATGGCGTCAGAGAGCGAAAGGTAGATTTTGCCACCGCTCATCAGATCACCCAGACGCGGTGTATTGCTCAGACGCGGACGGGGGTAGTCCATCGAGGTATAAGGAGCCCAGACTTTGGGGAAAGCCTTTTTCGGCTTGGCGTAGTCGCCCGGCGTATCCCGGAGGAAGAGCGGTTCGGTGTAGACCGGCTGCGGGGCTTGAGGGAGCCCGGCCTGGCCGGTGGTATCGTTCTGCACGGCCTGAGGCGCAGCGGGTGTCGTCGGCGAAGGCGCAGGTGTCTGCTGCCCCCATGCCGTTCCATTCAGAGAACCCATCAGCATCAGGGCGATTCCTGCTGCAGCCTGCAAATTCTTCGATCTCACGTGTTTGCTCTCCAACAATAACTGCCTGCACCGTATACGGGCGAGACCTACACTTCGTTCCACGAACGCCTGAATCTTCTTTACGCATTTGAGCCGCAAAAAGGCCCAACGCTTCAAAAGTTTCGAACGCCACAGAATCAAAAGGAACGGAACCTCTGAAGTATAGCAACGCCTCTCTTGGCTTCAGGGTAGAAAAGCAAACGCGCATGGTACCGTCCAAGTGACGGCCTACGATGACCGCACATTGGCGCCACCCTCCTCACTTCATGCCGGACGCGACTCCCATTTCCGACGCATCAACCTCCCTCCAAGCGTGGAGATTGAAGCTTGCCTATGACGGCACAGACTTCGCTGGCTGGCAGGTACAGCCGGGCCTTCCTACGATTCAAGGCTCGCTGGCGAGCGCCATTCGTTCTGTAACTTCCGAGGAGGTGTTGCCCCAGGGCTCTGGCCGAACCGATGCAGGGGTGCACGCACTGGGGCAGGTCGTCTCGCTCAAGTTGGCCGTGCCCATCCCTCCGGACAATCTTAAGCGCGCCCTCAATCGCATCCTGCCCACCAGTATTCGCGTTCTGGAAGCTGGAATCGTCGCGCCGGAGTTCCATGCGCGCCGTGGCGTCCTCAGTAAGACCTACCGGTACACCCTCTTCCTCTGTCGTCCCACAAAGGATGTCGAAGAGATCGTCTGCTCTCCGGAAAGAGCACGCTGGGTATGGCAGTATCCCGCGCCACTTGACGTCGCCGCCATGATGCAAGCCGCGGAAAGGTTTGTAGGAACACACGACTTTACCTCGTTTGCCGCCAACGATCCCGAGCGCAAGACCCGTTTGGAGGCGGAAAGCAACGCCCCGGACAATATCCGAACACTCTATTCGTCGGCATGGACTCTGTGCGGAGACGAACTCTCCTACCAGGTCAGGGGGTCCGGCTTTCTTCACCATATGGTGCGCAACCTGGTCGGAACCTGCGTCGATGTGGGTGCTGGCCGCATCCTTGCTACTGAGATGGAGAAGATTCTGGTTGCAAAAAATCGCGGTGCCGCTGGCCCAACGGCACCGCCGCAAGGCCTCAGTCTGCTCGAAGTCGAATATGGGTCGGAGGATCTCTCCGATAAGGACAAGCGCGCATGAACGCCTCAGCCCATCAACGGATCGTTCGGATCGCCGCGCTTCCGGCAGTGCATCGCGCGTTTCAATGGCTGCACCTGCAGGAACAACGGTTTCGCCAGTGGCAGATCGATCTGACCCGCATCCCTGCACCTCCTTTTGGAGAAGCCAAGCGCGCCGCATGGACGCTGGAACAGATGCAGACGCTCAGCCTGACTTCTACCGGAATCGACGGCGCTGGCAATGCGATTGGTTATCTTCGCCCACCCGTGCCCGGAGAGCCTCTGCTTCTGCTTTCTGCCCATCTCGACACGGTATTTCCCCAGGAGACAGCCATTGACGTCCGTGAAGACGGCGATCTGCTCCATGCCCCCGGCATCTGTGATAACGGCGCAGGGGTTGCCGGTCTTCTTGCGCTGATTGGGTCCATCCTGCACGCGGGGCTACCCCTTGCAACCAACATTCTCTTCGCCGCAAATGTAGGCGAAGAGGCCGAAGGCAATCTTCGGGGTATGCGCCATCTCTTTCACGGGGAGATGGGACCGCGTATCACCACTGCCATCGCGCTGGAGGGAAGCGGCACAGAAACAGTCGTCACACGTGCCCTTGGAAGCAAACGCTTTCAAGTAACGGTAGCTGGCCCCGGAGGACACTCCTGGACCGACGCTGGGCGCGCCAACCCCATCGTCACACTGGCGCGTGCGATCGCCGAACTCACGCCTCACTCTCTCCTGGAAGATCCGCGGACGACGATCAACGTCGGCACCATCCAAGGTGGCACCTCGGTCACGGCGATTCCAGAAGTCGCGACCGCTCTCTTCGATCTGCGCTCGGTGGATGAAGGAGAACTTCTCGCCAGCGAAGTCCGCCTCTTCCGTGCAGTAGAAGATGCAGTACTCGCTGCAAACCTCTCACCAGGGAAAGACCTCAGTACGGAGGAGAACCTCCGCTTCCATATCCGCTCCATCGGCGACCGCCCCGCCGCCACGCTGCCCGAGGATTCTCCTCTCCTCCAGACGATTCAGGCAGTAGACCGTCACCTTGGCATTCGGACCAGCGAGCGTGTCGGATCCACCGATGCGAACCTCCCTCTGTCCCTCGGGATTCAGGCCGTCGCCATCGGCGCGGGAGGACGCGGAGGCGGCATTCATACCCTGCGCGAATGGTACGATCCGCGTGGCCGGGAGATAGCGCTGCGAAGAATCCTGCTCACGCTCGTCGACCGCTGTGATCTCAAATGAACAGGGATACTGCGGCATGACAACCAGAAAAGACTCCATCACCGCGCATCTCCTCCTTTTGGCGGTCGTGGCCCTCTGGGGTGGGACCTTCGTCCTGGTGAAAGACGCCCTCATCGACGCCAGTCCCCTGTTCTTCAACCAGATCCGTATGGCACTTGCCTTCGTGGTGCTTGCCGGCATTCACTGGAGGATCTGGCACAGCCTGACGCGCACCTCCCTCATCGCGGGTGCTGTCGCGGGTCTCTTTCTTGCTGCGGGCTACGATTTCCAGACTGTCGGCCTCGCGCGTACGACTCCATCCAAATCTGCCTTCCTCACAGGCCTGGTCGTAGTCTTCGTCCCGCTGCTGAGTGCGATTCCAAAACTGCGCCCCGCAGGAGTCGGAAGCCCAAGGTGGCCGGCAATCGCAGGAGCTGTGCTCGCTTTTGTTGGCATTCTTCGACTGACCTTACCCTCCGGCACTCCCATGCAAGAGATGTGGAGTGCGATCAACGTAGGGGATCTGCTGTCGCTGGCCTGCGCACTTGCCTTCGCCCTGCATCTGCTCGCCCTGGGACGCATGGCCCGGGAAGTCCCCACAGGCCACCTTGCCACCCTGCAGATAGGGTTTTGCGTCCTGTTCATGACCTTCGCCACACCAACATTCGAGAAAAGTTATTTTCATATGACACCACGCCTCGTCCTGGCCCTTGGGATCTGCGCTGTCTTTGCCACAGCCGCGGCATTCAGCATTCAGACCTGGGCCCAGCAGCACCTCAAACCGACGCACACGGCGCTTTTGCTCTCGCTGGAGCCTGCCTTCGCCTGGATAATGTCGCTTTTGTTGCGTCGCGAGGCCTTCAGCCTCCGCTCCGCTCAGGGTGCGGGCCTTATCTTTGCAGGCATCCTTGTAACAGAACTTCTGACCTTTCCCGTCGCCCTGGAGCCCGAAGCCAACTAGTCCTAGACTCATCCTTATATACCCTTTGGACCTTTCCGTGCGTCTAAATCCCCAAAGGGTGGGCCGGTGCATCTATACCGGAACAGACCTATACTCGGAAGCTTGAGCGACCGAACCCATACGAGGGATACTGCAGCATATGGAACAAACTCAGCCCAAATCTAATGGCTTTCTTGACCGCATTAGGAATCACCGCCTATCGGCCACTTTCTTACTTCTCGGCGTTCTCTCCGTCGGCATCCTTGCCGGGTCTGCGCTCACCACTACAGTTCACGGCAAAGAGCAGCAGATCAACAGCGCTGACGCCGCACCGCTCCGCATCCCACCCATGACCTCCACTTCCAACGCCTTCTCCACCATTG
This genomic stretch from Terriglobus saanensis SP1PR4 harbors:
- a CDS encoding DMT family transporter, whose amino-acid sequence is MTTRKDSITAHLLLLAVVALWGGTFVLVKDALIDASPLFFNQIRMALAFVVLAGIHWRIWHSLTRTSLIAGAVAGLFLAAGYDFQTVGLARTTPSKSAFLTGLVVVFVPLLSAIPKLRPAGVGSPRWPAIAGAVLAFVGILRLTLPSGTPMQEMWSAINVGDLLSLACALAFALHLLALGRMAREVPTGHLATLQIGFCVLFMTFATPTFEKSYFHMTPRLVLALGICAVFATAAAFSIQTWAQQHLKPTHTALLLSLEPAFAWIMSLLLRREAFSLRSAQGAGLIFAGILVTELLTFPVALEPEAN
- a CDS encoding M20/M25/M40 family metallo-hydrolase: MNASAHQRIVRIAALPAVHRAFQWLHLQEQRFRQWQIDLTRIPAPPFGEAKRAAWTLEQMQTLSLTSTGIDGAGNAIGYLRPPVPGEPLLLLSAHLDTVFPQETAIDVREDGDLLHAPGICDNGAGVAGLLALIGSILHAGLPLATNILFAANVGEEAEGNLRGMRHLFHGEMGPRITTAIALEGSGTETVVTRALGSKRFQVTVAGPGGHSWTDAGRANPIVTLARAIAELTPHSLLEDPRTTINVGTIQGGTSVTAIPEVATALFDLRSVDEGELLASEVRLFRAVEDAVLAANLSPGKDLSTEENLRFHIRSIGDRPAATLPEDSPLLQTIQAVDRHLGIRTSERVGSTDANLPLSLGIQAVAIGAGGRGGGIHTLREWYDPRGREIALRRILLTLVDRCDLK
- a CDS encoding TolC family protein, which codes for MRSKNLQAAAGIALMLMGSLNGTAWGQQTPAPSPTTPAAPQAVQNDTTGQAGLPQAPQPVYTEPLFLRDTPGDYAKPKKAFPKVWAPYTSMDYPRPRLSNTPRLGDLMSGGKIYLSLSDAITLALENNYDIAIARVNLDIADTDLLRAKAGGSLRGVSTGLVTNTLGGTTTTITGGGGPGGTTTSTGGSGTGASGLVLSTNGLGPVPQLLDPTLTGTVQAERASTVQSSNLISGTNVLSQDTNTYNFGYNQGFITGTTLAVTFNNTHQTSNSTRTSYNPLLQSTFQARVQQHLLQGFGWGVNGRFIVQAKNTRRITDSGFRQQVIYTVTQVESIYWALVSAYEDDLAKTRALEQSTQLAKDNRKQLEIGTLAPLDIVNSDNAVATDQQASIQSKTNLEYQQLLLKQAIARNLSDPQLSVAPVIPTDRVDLGRLPEEDQTVEDLVALAYKNNPQIEQAVLNMKNNDITRKALKNGLLPTVDVYGFYGSSAVGGSVVTANNPGANSSGYGNVFSNLFNNTSPDKGAGVTVSIPIRNRIAQADQARSQMEYQQSEMRLQQIYIQTRMQVINGQYALTNDRAAVQSAQSSRDFQLQSLDAEEKKYKLGASTTANVLQQQRNLATAENSLISATAAYARDRASLLQILANTLDRYGISLADAATGTVVQKPAVPGLTAPGPTPVAKPLTASPEPLPNIAPTPVH
- the truA gene encoding tRNA pseudouridine(38-40) synthase TruA, whose protein sequence is MKLAYDGTDFAGWQVQPGLPTIQGSLASAIRSVTSEEVLPQGSGRTDAGVHALGQVVSLKLAVPIPPDNLKRALNRILPTSIRVLEAGIVAPEFHARRGVLSKTYRYTLFLCRPTKDVEEIVCSPERARWVWQYPAPLDVAAMMQAAERFVGTHDFTSFAANDPERKTRLEAESNAPDNIRTLYSSAWTLCGDELSYQVRGSGFLHHMVRNLVGTCVDVGAGRILATEMEKILVAKNRGAAGPTAPPQGLSLLEVEYGSEDLSDKDKRA